ACCGGTCAATATCATCAACATCAAGAAGTAGACACAGACCATCCTCAATAGTCACCCTAGCTGCTAGCATTGGCTCTTGCTCCAGGGGTTTCTCAGATATTTTCTGTTCAATGCATCCAGTAGGTGATGATTTTGGTGGATCAACTTCAAGAAGCGGACGGGGCCTGCGAATAGAAGAGAAAGCAACCCTTCCAAGAGCATCAACCTGGAGAAAAGGATGTGGCTCAGAATTAGCATGAGTTCGAGCACTACCATCCCTCAAATTATTTGGGCAGAAATGGTGCTTCAGCTTTGCACCAGCGGCCTTTTTGGCGAGACAAGCTTGGTGATAATAATCATCAACATAAGGATCATTGCTATGGGTAGCAGCCAGCTGCGCTCTAAGAATATTCTCTAATTCATCTGCTGTCATGTACTTGGATCTAAATCTTGGCCATGCATTATTATTTCTCTGGCTACCAACGTCAAAGCCTTGTTGGGAGTACTGCAGGCCCTGTCTACCTCTCAGCATTAGTTTTGCCTTTTGATCTCTTAAATCAGCCAACCCAAGCATATCAAAATTATTCAGCACCTGCGAGGGTGGAGACATGTGGTGATTAAACAGTTGGGATTGCAACCCCGGCATATGACCATAGGATGAATGCAAGGGATGGTGTTGTCCAGGCCGCTGGGGTTGCTGTGATCCCCCATGTGGCAGTGCGAAACCATTTTGGCGATGCAACTGCTGCGGGATCATATTACTGGTCAGGCTTGATTGCTCCACAGGATACAAAGTAGATTGCTTCAACCATTGGCTTGGAATTTGAGTATGAAGGGGAAGCCCAGGAGGCGTTCCTTGAGCAAACTTTCCACCATACTGCGGGCCATGATGTGAGGCAGTTAAGTGATTTGCAGGGTTTAAAAAGGGAGGTAAGTTAGGTGAGGAAAGTGGCATTTGCTGTCCACCAGGTTGATTTGGACCATTCGGATGCTGTGACTGGTTATTTGGGGAAGCATGTGGATGCCTCACACTAGGAGGAGGAAATGACGTGAAAGGTAATTTTGAGATGAGTATTGGTTCACTGGAGTAGTGGTGGTTTGGGGTTTGCTGTTGATattcatgttgttgttgttgctcagGGTATGAGGAAGTCCTGTACAAAGGATTCGGTTCCAAAAAGTGAGCAGCAGAAGAGTACGGCTGCGATGGCCATCTTTTGCTGGCATTGCTTTCACCATCAAGAGCTTTCCGACCAATCCAATTATGAAAATCTGCATCTTGTGCCCACTCAACAGCAGATGAGCCTGAAAAATTCACCGTGTTACAAAAATATACCTTCACTTAACTACTTAACCAAAAATGAATTAAATCAGGCAAGATGATCCCAAGGGCAAACTTTATATTGGTAAGAgaaatacagactcgatctcTACTGACAAAGGTAAAAGCAAAAACTCATATGTTGACCTATATGTGATAGCCAAATAATGTATGTGAATTAGAGAAGTCACCAAGTTTCTTTCTAAACACATCAAACAAAAAACTCTAGTTCCCAGTCAAAATTCTCAGCATATGCTGCTTAATGGAACTGAAAGGCAGCAATCCTTAACATCACAAGGCAAAATCCCACAAATGCTTAAAAGGAGTATCAATAATTAACAAACCAAGGTAATGTCCGAGAACCTCTTAAAGAAAAGCATCTGGCAAGTTAAGCTTAAGTCGAATCAAtatgagtattcagatggatatCATCACACTTTCTGATTATTTAGCGCATCTATTTCCTTTGTAAAGGCTCCAATGAGTAAAGAACCAACCAAACACTTGTCcagaaagaaacaggaatagtatGACCTGTGGGCATTGCTTTCAAATTTATAAAGCTTTTATAACAAGAAAATTGAATATAAGCCAGAAGTAATCCCAAAAAGATATCCATATGGTATACTCACTCTCTCTGTATTCCCTGTCACCAATAAATCCTGGATTTATGGCGCCGCCATCATCCTTGTTCAACTGCGGAAGAAGGTGGTCAAGTAAGATATTAAAAATTAGCAGCACTACAGCTTGTAGGAATTGAGATGACAAGCTAACATAATGTTATGAATCCAGTAGATGTCAAGAAAACATTAAACAGTCAATACAGTCAACATGTACAAGAAAGTACTTTTGTGAAAGCCCTCCACTCTTGTACACTACCAACTCTTTAAAACATTACTTTTCAAACACCAAACTGAATGAATTGCAATAAAGGAATTGATCACATGGGCATTTCCCATGCTGGAAATTGATGTTCCAAAGTCAAGGGGAAGGGTGTACTGGAGTTTACATTTTGAGGGGGGATATCTAACATTAGTTGGCCTCATATGGGCAAGACAGTCAAGTCAGAAATTTTATCCTTCTTAACTATCTCAAATTAAAAAAAGATCTTGTTCTTTACTAAGTTTGCAGTGAACTCAGGCATCCAGCACTACAGATTTGCAGAAATCATTGTTACTTCGTAGAAGATTGTGAGGTCCTACTTCCTAGTTAGATGGCAATGTAGACCAAAGGAAGCACTAACAATCCAGTGAAGCTTGAACATTCTAGAGAACAGGGTCCAAAAATTAAAGAGGAATTGTGGACCTCTAGTTCACAAATTTTTGAGCTTGGAACAATCATGGAAACCATGGAAACTACGTCATTTCAGTCATTCCCCACAAAGATATAACACACGATCAATAAAACAATGATTCAGATTGGAGCAAGCAACTTTAGAAAGAATTACCTTGGAAAATGTGCTATTAAGGTCATCAATCTCAGACAAAGATCCAATAGCTTCACCCTACAAGTGAGAAATTGTTTAGGTGCAAATGTTCACCAATTTAGCACCCAACTACTAAGAACTAAAAGTTTCACCAAGTACACACTCATTTAACACATAAAGGAAAGGTTGCAACACAAGACTGAAACATGGTTATCCACTTCCATTTCTCATCAAACAAGTTTTCGACCATTTCAAAGTCCATAATGACCTTATTTCCTATAAGGATATGCTCAAACAGAAAACAACTAGTCCATAAAAAGACAACTACGACAATCAAATGAGTGAATAATATCCCAGTAACTATGCCCTAATATCCCCAAGACTCTAAAGACTTTGTCCGGGTAAACAGAAAAAATGGCAGCAACATCAAAAACACCAACACATATacctcaatcccaaactagttgggAGTAGAACTGCAAAATGCCTCAGGTAAActttttttcatatatataaagatctcaGCTGAactatttaaaagaaaaaaaaatgctaAACCAGCCTTCCTGAAGGAGGGTGTAAACATGATTGAAAACAAGATGCAAAACCATGAAAAACCATATAAACTAAGCATGCAAATCTTTGAGCATTCCTCCCTCTAGTTTGGTGGCTAAACAATCAATGCTTATCTAAATGACCTCAGAACAGGCAATTAACTTCAAATGTAATCAAACTACTTAGCATAAGAGGATCAGAGCATCAATTTAAAGATCAAGTGCATAAGCAAGCCAAAGAAACTCCTAGACAACTCCCGCCAATGAAAGCACAGGTGAGGGTAGGGGTGGGAATTTGAGCCCAAACCCTTCCAACCCGTCCAGAGATTAATGGGTTGAACTAGAAACATTTAAGCTCATGGGTCTATTTGGGCTGAGCCCAAGTTAATCCATCATTTTGTATAGCCCATTCTGACCCATGAAGTAGCCCAAACACAACCCGTGAAGCTCACTCAAAACAAAGGGATCTCAACCCAACTGAAGACTTGTCTGAAAATTTACTTAGTTGCCCCATCATTAGTTTCTGTATCTAAGTTTAAAAACTAGAATCAAGGTATCTAAGTTTTAATgtaaatatgaataagtttgtaACTGAGTGTGAAATTTACTTATTTAGAAATAACataaaagatatttttcaacttataaattttaaatactaatttgttatttaagaaaatatattttgattcTCAAAATACTAATAATAGTATTTCTTTTTTGAAAGGAGGGAGTACTTCTTAAGTAGGGAGTAGGGCTTCTTGTGTTACATTGTAAAGAACAAATAATAACTACATAAATAGATATAAATCAAAATTTGTATAGAAAATTGTGTGGGTTGTTTTTCTCTAAAAGACTTTATCATCAAAGTTTTCTGAAAATTTCGTGTGGCCGGAAGGCTCTTTTCTAAATGAATCGTTTTTGGAACAATTCCAACAtcaggaaaaaacaaaaaaaaaaaaaacttcaactaGACAAttttcttcaatatattttctGAAACATTGTCCAACtgctattttctttgattttttccCCTCCTTTTACACTTTTAAATATTTCTTTAGTTTTGGAAAGTTATAAAAGCTTAATCCATGTGTTTGTTagctaaaaatttaaaattagatATGTAGCAATTCATCGCCGATGGATGGAATGAATAAATTAAGAGGAAACTGGGAAAGTAGGAAAATACATGGGTCAAATTGAGTGGGTTGGGCTATGACccattgtttagcccatcttgacccaacTCATCTTAGCACAAGTACACTTTGGGTTGGGTTGGGCAATGACCCATTTATTGACTCAGTGCATCTTGACCCGCCCAAATTAAGCTCAACCTGCCCATTTGCCACCTCTAAGTGAGAGGGAGGAAAACCTAAGAGTCTGTCTATCATATTAGAAGCTTACACAAATTAAACATTCTGAATAAGACTAATACAAAATAAAGCAGCATCTAGAAAAAAACTATTAAACCAAATCAGGAAATAACTGAAGGTATGTACAAAATGTTATTTTGATATTTAGTTCACTTCCTGTCCATAATGCAAATACGATTAACAAAGGATTCTACAAACATGAATGCAAATAGCCAAAAGCTAAAAAGCAACCTCATCTTGGCCTAATTGATACTCTTCATCATCAAACCCAACCGGAGGAAGACTATCCTCTTCATCTTCCAACCCACCCAGTTCAACTTCTTCCACTACATCATTACCAAAGAAcgcatattgtgatgcatcaaATACTTCCTCCGCTGTAGCATCAAAAAGGAAAGCCAAATTTTAGAAATCAACCATGAACACTAGCAAACAAATCCACCATAAAATGAATTCCTAAGACACAGAACTAATGCAGAGTGACCAAGCAAGCCATGGACCTCATACTATCTGCAGCCTACAAATCTTATACTAGGAATGAACAAAAAAAGGACGGACAACAATGGATTAATGTGAAAAGGCCATTTGAACACCAAGAGAGTAAGAAAGAAGAGTGAAGCATAAATCCCACACAAACTATCTCAATAAATCAATTCTAGGAATAAAAACAATCTAACTATATATTCTCAATTATATCTTTTTGGGAATAGTCGAGGTGCATTCAAGGTGGCCCAATACTACCATTTTCACAAAAAACAATTTAAGTATTTTAAGAGGGGCAGGGTGGGTTTACTATTAACTTCTTTAATTTCAAATCCATAATAAGGAATTATGGCTTCTTTTATTGATGAAAATAAATCTGGAGTAAGCTCAAGAAGCAAAGCTTACAAATAAACAAGGATCTAAGCAGAGCAAATTTTGAAGCTCAAGAATTATACAATAACCTGCAGGGCGGTTGTCACCAAATTCCATAAGATTCCTATGATTAATACTGCCTCCGCCTTCAAtatataaaacaaacaaaaatttgggaattttaacTTAACGAtgcaaaaaagagaggaaaaattgGTATCTCTCTTCGAAAGCACacaaaaaactcaaaaataaatgTTAATTAAAAAGGAAAACTATTACGGGTATTTGATCTATTTCATTCAACAGTtggtgaaaaaagaaaaaggaaaatagaaatTAAATCTGGAAAAGTCAAAGCTAAAATCTA
Above is a window of Nicotiana tabacum cultivar K326 chromosome 8, ASM71507v2, whole genome shotgun sequence DNA encoding:
- the LOC107780052 gene encoding protein PAT1 homolog, with protein sequence MEFGDNRPAAEEVFDASQYAFFGNDVVEEVELGGLEDEEDSLPPVGFDDEEYQLGQDEGEAIGSLSEIDDLNSTFSKLNKDDGGAINPGFIGDREYRESSSAVEWAQDADFHNWIGRKALDGESNASKRWPSQPYSSAAHFLEPNPLYRTSSYPEQQQQHEYQQQTPNHHYSSEPILISKLPFTSFPPPSVRHPHASPNNQSQHPNGPNQPGGQQMPLSSPNLPPFLNPANHLTASHHGPQYGGKFAQGTPPGLPLHTQIPSQWLKQSTLYPVEQSSLTSNMIPQQLHRQNGFALPHGGSQQPQRPGQHHPLHSSYGHMPGLQSQLFNHHMSPPSQVLNNFDMLGLADLRDQKAKLMLRGRQGLQYSQQGFDVGSQRNNNAWPRFRSKYMTADELENILRAQLAATHSNDPYVDDYYHQACLAKKAAGAKLKHHFCPNNLRDGSARTHANSEPHPFLQVDALGRVAFSSIRRPRPLLEVDPPKSSPTGCIEQKISEKPLEQEPMLAARVTIEDGLCLLLDVDDIDRFLQFNQLPDGGDQLKRRRQVLLEGLASSLQLVDPLGKNGHSVNLAAKDDVVFLRIVSLPKGRKLLVRYLQLLFPGSELTRVVCMAIFRHLRFLFGGLPSDPGATETTVSLGRTVSLCICEMELKALAACLASVVCSAEPPPLRPVGSPAGDGASIVLKSLLERATEILRDPHAAAQCSIPNRSFWQASFDAFFGLLTKYCFNKYDIVMQCFFTQAPPGVAVSGSDAAKAISREMPVELLRASLPHTSEQQKKVLLGFCT